GCTGAGGGAGTAAGGGTGAAGATGGTTTTACTTTCATCAGTTTTGGTGACAACTCACGGGCAAAGCTAATGATCATGAGTGATATTATTTCTGGAGCCTTTGTTCATGAAAAACACTAATTGTTTGCCACTTTTCATTCACAGCAATTTTTTCATTTATGTTTAaacttgcagttgaaactttttttgtagTACAATAGTAAAATCATGCAAATGCATGTGTAATGTCACGATTTTGCTGTAGATATCTATAGACGTCACcatgaaaatgaacacattgtCTAAAGATTCATTCAAATTTTGCTGCTTTCTATTGAAATTGGTGTTAGAATAGAGCCAAAACGTTTCTTACTGCATGCTTTGTGCATACAAAAAGAGCCATTTTGTCATTCATTTAAAACAAAAGGTCTATATCTTCATATTCTTGCAAtcagaatttgaaagaaaagggACATGTATCTTTACCTTCCACGAGTCGCACCAGACTGTCCTGCAGAGCGTTCCACCTCTCTATGGGTTTGTGGATCCGTCTCCACTGGGGGTAGTGCACCTCGGGCTCAACACCGCCACCTAGCAGGGGCAAGCAGAATTGCAGACATAAAAACTCAATAttgtataaaacaaaatataatCAAACTGAAATCAAATGCTGACATACAACTGATGATGATACAACTGTTGCACAGAACAAAGAGGGTAGACCATGTAAGTTTTTTATGATACTGGCCACTTTGAAATTCTAAGAAATCTAAGAAATTTCAACACATTTTAAATATTTCCATTTCTAAATTTCCTAAATATTTACTTATACTAAATGATAGTTTTGCAGACTCAGCATtgtatattttacataatcTTCTGGTAAAATTTGGTAAAATCAAAACAGATTAAAATTGTTCTCATATTACTCCAATGGTATGTAGGATTTGTTAGGTGAGACAGGCTgctcagtgtaatataaccagctgctgccacactgCTTGCCTgcaaagcttgtgtgttacgctgaagggctagatagatagatacagatatatacagatacaggacaTGGTACAATGACCAGCTGATAAAACCCCTTACCTCGAGCTTTAGCATTAGCGGCCACGTTGGGAGCCCGTGTGTCGATGATGTAACCTCTCTTGCCGGGTCGTAGTGTCGCATTCAGCAGCTGTTCGTCCGACTTACAGCGCCGACCGTTCGGACCAGTCAGGGGCTGGCTACTCCGTAATATCGAGgtctacaagaaaaaaagattttactTATTCATCTATTTGGCTGTATAACAAGCCAAGGTTACCCAACTATCCATTGGCAATTGTTAAGGGATGACCATGGCagggaaatacaaaattattaCGTAAATAAAGCAATTACTGACACATTACTTAAGCACAACAATACAGCAAAAATCAACACAATATGATTTCTGGTCATTGAAGTGAAGTTTTTGCGGTAAAGACATTTTCTTTACTGAAGTATGAAAAATATATTTGCTGTGTCAAGATTTTGTGATGAAAAGGCACTGTAACAACCACAAAAATGGAACTTAAACCTTTCAAGAGTACAATgaatcatatactagtactgagtAGTAGTCCTCTTCATTGCCACAGATAAGGTTGCAAAATCCAAATACAGGTTTCAATAGATACTgaattacttacttactttactttggtaAGATACTGAATTAATGATGTTACTTATTGTACTTACGTCATTTGCAGCATGAAAGTAACTGAGTACAGGAAACCTTTCCCCCCTGTCTGAATGCACCAGACTTGGTCAGTGTTGCATCNNNNNNNNNNNNNNNNNNNNNNNNNNNNNNNNNNNNNNNNNNNNNNNNNNNNNNNNNNNNNNNNNNNNNNNNNNNNNNNNNNNNNNNNNNNNNNNNNNNNNNNNNNNNNNNNNNNNNNNNNNNNNNNNNNNNNNNNNNNNNNNNNNNNNNNNNNNNNNNNNNNNNNNNNNNNNNNNNNNNNNNNNNNNNNNNNNNNNNNNNNNNNNNNNNNNNNNNNNNNNNNNNNNNNNNNNNNNNNNNNNNNNNNNNNNNNNNNNNNNNNNNNNNNNNNNNNNNNNNNNNNNNNNNNNNNNNNNNNNNNNNNNNNNNNNNNNNNNNNNNNNNNNNNNNNNNNNNNNNNNNNNNNNNNNNNNNNNNNNNNNNNNNNNNNNNNNNNNNNNNNNNNNNNNNNNNNNNNNNNNNNNNNNNNNNNNNNNNNNNNNNNNNNNNNNNNNNNNNNNNNNNNNNNNNNNNNNNNNNNNNNNNNNNNNNNNNNNNNNNNNNNNNNNNNNNNNNNNNNNNNNNNNNNNNNNNNNNNNNNNNNNNNNNNNNNNNNNNNNNNNNNNNNNNNNNNNNNNNNNNNNNNNNNNNNNNNNNNNNNNNNNNNNNNNNNNNNNNNNNNNNNNNNNNNNNNNNNNNNNNNNNNNNNNNNNNNNNNNNNNNNNNNNNNNNNNNNNNNNNNNNNNNNNNNNNNNNNNNNNNNNNNNNNNNNNNNNNNNNNNNNNNNNNNNNNNNNNNNNNNNNNNNNNNNNNNNNNNNNNNNNNNNNNNNNNNNNNNNNNNNNNNNNNNNNNNNNNNNNNNNNNNNNNNNNNNNNNNNNNNNNNNNNNNNCAAATAGTATCTTTAGATCCAACATCCTAAACTAAAATTTGTCCCTTTACCTAACATACCTACATTTATCTAATTGTATTATGCAGCAATATACTAACGATTGAGATCTTTaacagttgaaaaaaatgtacacataaaTGATAGATACAACTGCACCATGAAACACTCTTGAAAAGCCTGATACAGAGTTCAAGAAGTCAAAAGTTTCAGAAAAACCTTGGTTCCTTACAAACTTAAGGTAACCTACTTTCCTCAAGCAAAATTTGGTTGCCAAAGGAGGTTAGAGCACTTTTATCTCATGCATTAgcctaaaaaaatatatatagtcTTGCTACTTTAGGTTGCAAACAAGCCAAGGCAACCTGTGGTTACACCTAAAAGCAAGTTTAAGGCTGCACAACCCTCAATCCAACCCCTGACCTTGTAGTCTTTGTTGACGTAACTGATTCTCCAGTCCTCGCCGAAGAGCCTTCCGAACTCCGTCTCCGGCGGGAAGGCCTGCCAGCCGTCCTCGATCACGTCAAACATCGGGCGGAAAAAGAACGGGTACGTCAGTGTGATGGTGTCTGCAACAAGGAGAGTTTTGATTGGTTAATCAAGCTGCTCTCATTGAAGAGGTGCATCAGTCAcatatgaatacagttactccaaatgttcttcaagcaatgactgtttttaaaggtaaggtacatacctccaaattttagacggctgacagtccatcttgatcacatAGAGTAACCAAGAGGGTTGGGAGttgcccaagtcctacctacccctactctgcaaggaggcggggggagggggcagatgatctacgcaagccagACATAGTCTTGTactctctcgcgagatcgagacttgGTCACTCTCcatgatcaagatggactgtcagcctTTGagaatttggaggtatgtaccttgttattttaaaaaaaagctcaTCCAAATGAAGCGCATCCAAATGCCTGGCTAAAAAGCATGTGTCTGGTcattccaaaattatatccagtggCTTTTTGTCACATTCACAGTTCTGTTTcctttagtctgtgtaacacaaactctgctgtccagggctgtaccTGGCCCCTCTAGGAAGCCGGccagatgttgggcaggctgctttaagcaagatttaatctgGTTATGTTTGCCTTACCCAGTGATGACAAGACCTCTATGGAGCTGGCGATGTTGAGACACTCCTCCATCCCAGGGATGTCCAGTCGGATGACCCGGAAGTCCTTACACTTGACCGTCAGGTATCCCATGGAACCCACAAACTTCTTCTCTATGCTGTCCACACCACTGTGCAGCAGCTGGACATGGAAGGGAGTAAGGTTCAAATTGATGTTGGTACTACTTTCTGCAATAGTTGCACGTACAGGAGTACAAATAAGATATATGTCTAAATACTAACATAGTCTAGGTCTATGTGTAAATGCAAATATCTGTATAAAGCTgatgtagcctgactaaaatcaagcccctagcggccggccctacaattgccgccactcggggggagggggtcattaagcccagccggcgagagcttgtgtaaacacaggctaaagCTGATGGTACTTCCAATAACCTAAATGCAATTGGCCTCTTTTGCATCTGCTTTCAAGAGCTTTCATCTCTTTTTTACAGATCTATGCATATACAATGCCTGTATGGTAGTCACTGTTTTGTCCTTTTGCAATTTGCTGACAAGGTATTGGAAGTTCAAGCCAGTTTTATCAGCTATCTAGCCTTAAGGTATCATCCGTGGCAACACCATCTTCTCTATGCCAAAAAGTGTGGAATGGTCAGTTGGTGCTAATCGAACTCCACTAGTTATTAGTATTAcaggcagggctctagccagctcaaaatatttttccgtgagccaattcccattgtcgcgaaaacactattccaggcgTTAGAGGGACTGAACTGATACCTTGAAAAAacggtttttaatgagattattgtatgcgaaagggcgccgacacacattgtcaacaatcacaacaatagcaaaacaaacagtgtgtggcttttaccaagaatttttgtccgtcaaggttgacggattgcttttaaaatttttccgtcacaccaaggagcttttatcttggtCACACATAGCAAacttccgtcaattgacggaaaaacggacgctggctagagccctgattacaggtacagaaaaatAGTCTTACCCATAGTTCCTCCGCATTTTTCTGTCGTGATGACAGGATGAGGTGGTGCCCGGTGACACACAGCGTACCCTCGATCCGCGGGCAGAGGGGCCGATGCAGCACCACGCCGTCCACCTTGGGGGTCTTGATCAACTCAACAAACTCCATTTTGTGAAATTCAACAACTGGAATATGAGGGAAAGAATCCTTCTTAAAATCTGGGCTCAAAGAACTAATATTACCTAGAAATTCTAGGTATCATAGGTGAAGTTTATTGAAAGATTTAACAAAACCCGTTTGGACATTGTTAATGTtatatgcaaatcgaaacaatggtctagacaatgactgttttctttttcagggtctttacctttgacatattagttattacctagaattcctgtcgccgcacgtGCATTCTGATCTCAGTGAAAGGGCTTAATCTGCGATTCCTCTGGCTTGTTTTACAAAATTATTATAGATCGCTCATTATAGACTTATGTAATCTCgaaccaaggagctccttgttcgaacatacatttatttcacaaacttcatttctacaatggtgatattttgattttgctGGCCTTAAAGGACCATATGATGAGATGAAATTCTAGTTTTATTTTGTTAAAAATCACAAATCGACTATATCTTGCATATTTCATCAACATGCAAGTTccggaagtaaattttatgttAGTCTCATTATTATTTTAACATAGACAGTTCCTTGTctgaacacaacatttttgtgtGCACCATACTTACCCGAAGCTTCCCCAAGAACTGCCAGACTACCTGTGAAACTAAAATCTTGAGATATTTGTACAATATCGAAATTATATCTTGATCACAAATTTTTACTTCACTCGACCTCcattttcttttattcagaCCATTCCATTACAGCACCGGGGACGCTCGATTAATAAAACTTAAACTAATATCCTGTAAAGAATATACGTAGttgtttatcatcatcatatcaataACCTATTGCTATCACAAAAGAATATCGAACTTTATATATTGAGGAAAACATTGTAGTAAGGATACGTTTTGAATTATTTCAATATTACATCCCTTTGTAAACTGGCATAGTAGGAGAGACCTAATCTCGTAGGAGGCGGGGGAACGCGAGAACGTGACGTCATAGACACCTAGGGGGCAACCCAATGGCAGCAACACGCAATATGCCAGTctatttatatgtttatttAGTACTATTTAAGCATGAAATTAGACAATAAAATAATGATTTCAACTTATttatatttgttttatttgattttaaacatatttatctattttactTGTTTTATAATGAGTTtacattatttttcaaaattgtgGTTCGTTCTGTTGCACTCCGCAGCAACAGAGCCATACAACATGGCGGAGTATCCAGACCAATATGAAGGTATGTGCAACCGATACTCTTTATTTTTTGTATCAAAAAGTATTGTATGACCATGTCGACCTTACAAGTCATGTGTGGCACGAACTTAAGATGTTGGTGCTTTGTTGTATATAGACAGGTAACGCTTTCAGCGTTGCATTTGTCTTGAATTTGCAGATGAACTTGGCACAACAATTTGCGCGGTCAAAGAGTTCATTCAAATCTACGAGCAATCTTTTTTCtgtattcttctctttctccaaTGAAATTCGTAAATGTAGGAAATGTATGCTCTGATGTTATGTTGTAAAGTTGCCCTTCGGTGACTTGATTGCAATGTTTGACATTGATATATTTGCTAGAATCTTTTATTATACAAAAATGTGTATGGATCTATGATGATCAAAGTTTCCAATTGTGTCGTAATAGTTACATGTTAGTTGTTAAGAACTAATACTTTTCACTTTTGATCAATTCTTTGACaaatgtttgcaattttttaTTTGCTCCTCTGATATTGAATAGTACTATTGTTTTGCTCTCATTTATACTAAGTTATACTATTTATAAATCTAAGGGAACTATGAATCTGTATgatcatgagaaaaaaaatctatgtgAATCTGACGTTTCATTAGTATTTTCAAAGTTAATTATTACATCAAATAGAGTATTTAGGGTTAGAAAAATCATTTGTCAGTGcacagaaaatgtatttttttggtgtgtgtgtgtctgaaattaaaaaaagaaagttagAATAGTACTGATGAACAACAAACATCAGTGATTCAGCAATTTTtggcattctttttttttatttgtaattCAATTgtctgttcagcacgcacagtcAGGGCTGCACAGCTaccctgtggctattacaaagggctagctcTGCTGACAAAGACAAGGACAATACAAAAAATGAAGTTTACATGAAGAGATTATAAATCAATGGcaatattctatgacataatatttatttcttttcctttctttctccacTGCATTTTCAAAGTCCTCTTAAAATAATCTGCATAAATCTTTATagaacagttttgtttttggaaaaaaaagtctctttaaCTTTAGTTCCAtgtgttacttgtttaagataTCACATAAATTGTTTAGCACACTCTTTGTTAGGTTAACATTTTAACACTGTAGTGTAATGTGTAAttacatgttttgaaaatgaagtaTCATGAATTTGAGTAAATAGCCTTCAAGTACTTTTCATCACTAAAAGGGAAACTTAAGATTATGATTCAGTAGGATATAGCTTCAAATGAAACACAGCTCATCCTAAATTTCAGAAATTTAGTTAGCCCAAAATCATCAGATTGAACTTTTCTGTGAATACAACTTGTTTTGAGAAACCATGTGAAAAATCAGAGAGTCATGTGTTGCAAAAACATCTTAAATTTTTCTTCCAATATTGTAACAAAAAGGCTTTAACTTAAGATTTGCGTGACTATTATTGCGGTGACAGGTAAGCGACAGGTTGTTATAGAGAGGGGTTATGACCTATGACGTGTGCGTTACCCAACAGAATCAAACACCATTCATGAATGATAAATAAGATAAGTGTAGCGTAATTTCACCTTCTGCTTTACGATTGTTTGTTAGCAACGATGGAAGATGGTACGTAGGGTTTGTTTCTTGTCTTTATGCAGTTTACCTGCTTATGAGGTATGCTTACCTTTCAATAATCGTTATCAGTTTTCATTCTCCCCTTTCATTGTTGTGTGACAATGTGTACTGAACAGACCACATCCTGTTATGATACCTTAAATCTGATTTGACGTGATATCGATAATATCACAGGGCAATCTAGACTGGTATTGTGTTACAAAAGGTGCTTAAGATTTTTAGATGTCATCTGTATTTGTCACTGTCAAGTAGAAATAATCATAAATTCAATTCAACGAGTATTTGACGATATTTTCTGAGAAAAAATTGTAGTTTTAGATTTAAGGATTCACCATAACAAGAGTTTTAACGTATTTATTTCAACTTCAAGGTGAGATATCAATCATATGTGACATGTTCTTTTCCTATCATCAATTGGTTTTGTTTGACTCTTTCATCATCAGTCTTTGTATGATTGGTTTTTGGACAAATGCAAGATGATTTGTATGAGCTGCCATTCATtgtaaaaatactgttacatcAAGGTCTTCATGACATCATGGATTTAAAAGAAAAGCTGCCAAATTTTGCAGATAATCAATACTAGCCTTAATTTTTTCTAGCTTAAATATTTGCTATCAACCAGTACTAGATATGTGCCAGTATAAGACACAAAGTCTCTAGGTTTTGGGATTTAAGATGTTCAAGATACTTTATTCTAAgactttgtaattttgttgcacattttcaccattatttttgttttgtttaaaaattaGCACTGTGCTAAATACTGTAACTTAGGTGTCCATTTACTAGCATGCTTGCATTGCCATgtaattgttttgagattctgTATAATTTCTAATTTTACGGTAGGTTCTCATGTAGCTGTAACTAAGCACCATGTAATTCCAAATGATTTCCAATTTTACGGTAGACAGGCAACAAGTCACAGTTACAGCCTAGTCACAGCTGAAGTAGTTGCCATTGGTTGAAAGGTTATTAGTATTTCTTCATAGGGCTGAACATCATGTTTATTCTTTTGGTTACTTGAACATGTTGCATGCAATACCTTTTTTTACAAGTTGCAGttggcaattcacaagtttaaaGAGACAACGACAGTGAAACCCGAGGTTATCTtgtgcaaaataacctggggaaaacatcataaatttgaatttgaccagttcaaggtctgttcaaaattggtagAGAAGGgatgcgtactttatttgagtttttccattttagttttacctttcagtcccacagatctctctgagacttgccccaaatcaggggtgcgtactttattcgagaatatacgtacttgcaaaaacaaagaaaaagttgAACGTGAATATTCTAAAATTGCACAAGACACCTAGTTGTTTCATGCGACAATGGCAAATAGTTTGAAATTCatctgagaaaaaaataaacctTTAAATTGATAAACTTAAGGATTCTTACTCTCAAACCTTACTCAAGAGATGTCGCCATGTTATAATCATAATCTGAACGACAGCATCACTCTCATTGACTCAGGCACaatctagacacggtttttctCGATATCTGCcagccgacaacctctcgccgacagctttttttcagcgtctagatggaactgcaatatcgccatatcGGCAAAATTACTCCCggaaggtccggaccattcgtacaatagcttagcaggggtccccgatagcttggCAGGGgtcccgacagcttccgcgcgcgtgtagatgtgtcccgacctCGGGAGGGCATATAACgtgggctcattaggctatatagctgtttatcactgcaagcgccacgggtgtcacacagccaacgttccagatccctcctgACATCTCTacagatatcggcaaaaactgtgtatagatcgGGCCTCAGAATCTGTTTGTCTGTAACCAACActaagtaacaaacaaacacatgtttGTCAAGTGGGTGTGACTACATGTACCCTGCAATCATAAGATTTTCATACTGAACTTTGACATCAAGtgttaattttgttttgagtAGTAACCGTAGTAGGCtgttttgtcaaaaaaatgtaAGCTCTTTGTTGAAAACAGAATTTGATATTGTGGTATACAATGTAAATTTGACATGCATGTATGATGTAGTCTTGCAATACTTTGGAAGTGAAACATCTGCAATTGAATACTATTGACCAAAACATCCTTGATTACAGTAATATAAATCACCGTATACGTTCAGTCAAATTCCTACATGCTGGCTGTGATGGCAGAAAACAAAAGATCGGAGTTCGCGTGATCTTAAATTTCTTTCTGTATTTCCTTTTGATGACTGTGATGTACTGTACAGTTACTTATGCTTTTTACACACAGAATCTGACATGTATTTATGATTTAATACCAAGTTCTCATTCGGTATCCTTCAATTCTAAAAATATTGTGTTTATCTTTTCTAAATTGTTGATGATTAGAATGATAAGCAATCTTCATTTGTGCACTCACGataatacatgtgtgtgtatgacaAAGTATTTCAATGTTCAACAAATGGATTTACAGTcagaaaaacatttatttttacTGATAGGAATGCTTTGCCACATGCAAGCAGAAAAACAGCTATTTACCATATGAATAGCATGTCATCCCCTAATAGACCAGGTTTC
The sequence above is drawn from the Branchiostoma floridae strain S238N-H82 chromosome 17, Bfl_VNyyK, whole genome shotgun sequence genome and encodes:
- the LOC118404284 gene encoding LOW QUALITY PROTEIN: myotubularin-related protein 9-like (The sequence of the model RefSeq protein was modified relative to this genomic sequence to represent the inferred CDS: deleted 1 base in 1 codon) — translated: MEFVELIKTPKVDGVVLHRPLCPRIEGTLCVTGHHLILSSRQKNAEELWLLHSGVDSIEKKFVGSMGYLTVKCKDFRVIRLDIPGMEECLNIASSIEVLSSLDTITLTYPFFFRPMFDVIEDGWQAFPPETEFGRLFGEDWRISYVNKDYKVRGWIEGCAALNLLLGSGAFRQGGRFPVLSYFHAANDTSILRSSQPLTGPNGRRCKSDEQLLNATLRPGKRGYIIDTRAPNVAANAKARGGGVEPEVHYPQWRRIHKPIERWNALQDSLVRLVEACQDPNSSMDKWLSKLEASNWLTHVKDILTTACLAAQCIDREGASVLVHGSEGIDTTLQVTSLTQIILNPDCRTVRGFEALVEREWLQAGHPFADRCAKSAHSTSKQKFESPVFLLFLDCVFQVYQQFPCSFEFNEQFLVLLFEHSYASQFGTFLCNNECDRKKVKLQTKTVSLWSYVNSPEMLRTYLNPLYEPNNGVVWPSVAPQSLQLWSGLFLRWETNKSAEDAAWQEVIHIRHHNKELKSKVTKLRRQLEELQREARDANLLEE